In a single window of the Sander lucioperca isolate FBNREF2018 chromosome 19, SLUC_FBN_1.2, whole genome shotgun sequence genome:
- the LOC116065956 gene encoding sphingosine-1-phosphate phosphatase 1-like isoform X2 — translation MANDYVRKFIQMCNYLQDPRHVARFQNVCGVKGTFPGKLVKPDSGDSEPDCPGLKKRVQQRRPSADVCVGNGAAGDATAPLFNRMQGDVSVRPDGPSAAANVDPDAARAKPLRKNSLTGDVGQEFLIHNKFLFYLFTFGTELGNEMFFIVFFPFLFWNVDALVSRRLIIVWAWNLFVGQSTKDMVRWSRPASPPVVKVEVFYNSEYSMPSTHAMTGTAIPFCVFMLTYGRWQEVITGFLYSLLILAFFQPILDKIDSFYMMDHFAPLVIIVSHVSLGLVAFSLDSWSTSRGDTAQALGTAAGAAIATHVNYQFGLLLDPPLSSLPLTLPPISTSLVVVSMLRFLIGVAVILVTRMIMKAVTIPFLCRLFGLPSGDVRGARQHMKVELPYRYIVYSVVGFSCVCVGPLLFRILNLT, via the exons ATGGCAAACGACTATGTAAGGAAGTTTATACAGATGTGTAATTATCTCCAAGACCCCCGCCATGTAGCGAGGTTTCAAAATGTTTGCGGCGTTAAAGGGACATTTCCGGGTAAACTGGTCAAGCCGGACAGTGGAGATTCGGAGCCGGACTGCCCCGGACTGAAGAAGAGGGTGCAACAAAGGCGACCAAGCGCGGACGTTTGTGTTGGGAATGGAGCAGCCGGGGATGCGACCGCGCCACTTTTTAACAGGATGCAGGGTGACGTTTCCGTCAGGCCTGATGGTCCATCAGCAGCTGCTAATGTCGACCCAGACGCCGCCAGAGCAAAACCCCTCCGGAAAAACTCCCTGACCGGAGATGTGGGTCAAGAGTTCCTGATCCACAACAAGTTTCTGTTCTACCTGTTCACGTTTGGGACTGAGCTTGGCAACGAGATGTTCTTCATCGTATTCTTCCCCTTCCTCTTCTGGAACGTCGACGCCCTGGTCAGCCGGAGACTCATCATAGTCTGGGCCTGGAACCTGTTCGTGGGGCAGTCCACCAAAGATATGGTCCGCTGGTCCCGGCCGGCCTCCCCTCCTGTGGTGAAGGTGGAGGTCTTCTACAACTCCGAGTACAGCATGCCGTCCACGCACGCTATGACAGGGACAGCCATACCCTTCTGTGTCTTCATGCTGACCTACGGACGATGGCAG GAGGTAATCACTGGCTTCCTGTACAGCCTTCTTATTCTAGCCTTTTTCCAGCCAATTTTGGACAAGATCGACAGCTTCTACATGATGGACCACTTTGCTCCACTCGTGATTATCGTGTCACATGTGAGCCTGGGACTTGTGGCTTTCTCTCTGGATTCCTGGAGCACCTCTCGGGGCGACACAGCTCAGGCTCTAGGCACCGCGGCAGGAGCTGCTATTGCTACCCATGTGAACTATCAGTTTGGGCTGCTGCTGGATCCACCACTTTCCTCACTTCCTCTAACTTTACCACCAATCAGCACTAGCTTGGTGGTTGTCTCCATGCTGCGCTTCCTCATCGGAGTCGCTGTCATCCTTGTCACGAGAATGATTATGAAAGCAGTGACAATTCCGTTTTTATGTCGATTGTTCGGGCTGCCTTCAGGTGATGTAAGAGGGGCGAGGCAGCACATGAAAGTAGAGCTACCTTATCGTTACATTGTCTACAGTGTTGTTGGTTTtagttgtgtctgtgtggggcCTCTCCTCTTTAGGATCCTAAACCTCACCTGA
- the LOC116065956 gene encoding sphingosine-1-phosphate phosphatase 1-like isoform X1, with translation MANDYVRKFIQMCNYLQDPRHVARFQNVCGVKGTFPGKLVKPDSGDSEPDCPGLKKRVQQRRPSADVCVGNGAAGDATAPLFNRMQGDVSVRPDGPSAAANVDPDAARAKPLRKNSLTGDVGQEFLIHNKFLFYLFTFGTELGNEMFFIVFFPFLFWNVDALVSRRLIIVWAWNLFVGQSTKDMVRWSRPASPPVVKVEVFYNSEYSMPSTHAMTGTAIPFCVFMLTYGRWQYPFLFGFCVALSWSVLVCVSRVYMGMHSILEVITGFLYSLLILAFFQPILDKIDSFYMMDHFAPLVIIVSHVSLGLVAFSLDSWSTSRGDTAQALGTAAGAAIATHVNYQFGLLLDPPLSSLPLTLPPISTSLVVVSMLRFLIGVAVILVTRMIMKAVTIPFLCRLFGLPSGDVRGARQHMKVELPYRYIVYSVVGFSCVCVGPLLFRILNLT, from the exons ATGGCAAACGACTATGTAAGGAAGTTTATACAGATGTGTAATTATCTCCAAGACCCCCGCCATGTAGCGAGGTTTCAAAATGTTTGCGGCGTTAAAGGGACATTTCCGGGTAAACTGGTCAAGCCGGACAGTGGAGATTCGGAGCCGGACTGCCCCGGACTGAAGAAGAGGGTGCAACAAAGGCGACCAAGCGCGGACGTTTGTGTTGGGAATGGAGCAGCCGGGGATGCGACCGCGCCACTTTTTAACAGGATGCAGGGTGACGTTTCCGTCAGGCCTGATGGTCCATCAGCAGCTGCTAATGTCGACCCAGACGCCGCCAGAGCAAAACCCCTCCGGAAAAACTCCCTGACCGGAGATGTGGGTCAAGAGTTCCTGATCCACAACAAGTTTCTGTTCTACCTGTTCACGTTTGGGACTGAGCTTGGCAACGAGATGTTCTTCATCGTATTCTTCCCCTTCCTCTTCTGGAACGTCGACGCCCTGGTCAGCCGGAGACTCATCATAGTCTGGGCCTGGAACCTGTTCGTGGGGCAGTCCACCAAAGATATGGTCCGCTGGTCCCGGCCGGCCTCCCCTCCTGTGGTGAAGGTGGAGGTCTTCTACAACTCCGAGTACAGCATGCCGTCCACGCACGCTATGACAGGGACAGCCATACCCTTCTGTGTCTTCATGCTGACCTACGGACGATGGCAG TACCCCTTTCTCTTTGGCTTTTGTGTGGCCCTTAGCTGGAGCGTCCTGGTCTGTGTAAGCAGAGTCTACATGGGGATGCATTCTATTCTG GAGGTAATCACTGGCTTCCTGTACAGCCTTCTTATTCTAGCCTTTTTCCAGCCAATTTTGGACAAGATCGACAGCTTCTACATGATGGACCACTTTGCTCCACTCGTGATTATCGTGTCACATGTGAGCCTGGGACTTGTGGCTTTCTCTCTGGATTCCTGGAGCACCTCTCGGGGCGACACAGCTCAGGCTCTAGGCACCGCGGCAGGAGCTGCTATTGCTACCCATGTGAACTATCAGTTTGGGCTGCTGCTGGATCCACCACTTTCCTCACTTCCTCTAACTTTACCACCAATCAGCACTAGCTTGGTGGTTGTCTCCATGCTGCGCTTCCTCATCGGAGTCGCTGTCATCCTTGTCACGAGAATGATTATGAAAGCAGTGACAATTCCGTTTTTATGTCGATTGTTCGGGCTGCCTTCAGGTGATGTAAGAGGGGCGAGGCAGCACATGAAAGTAGAGCTACCTTATCGTTACATTGTCTACAGTGTTGTTGGTTTtagttgtgtctgtgtggggcCTCTCCTCTTTAGGATCCTAAACCTCACCTGA